TCTGCGTCACCGGTCTCGTCGTTGTCGATACCGCAACGGTATTCACCCTCTGGGGAAAGCTGATCATCATGCTGCTCATCCAGGCCGGGGGCATCGGTATCATGGCATTCTCGTTTTCCCTTGTCTCCGTTATCAGGAGAAGATTTTCCCTCGAGGATTCGCTGCTCGCCTCTTATGCCCTCAGTGAAAGCGACACGAGGGTTCTCCGCACCGATCTCATCAATATAATCATTATGGCATTCGGAATCGAATGCGCCGGTATGCTGATACTCTGGCCGGGCTTTTCGGGTGAAACCGGCCTGACGTTCCGGACGCTTTTCGAAGCGCTTTTTCATTCGGTATCCGCGTTCTGCAACGCCGGATTTTCACTGTTTACCGATAATCTGGAGTCGTTCCGGTCGTCACCCCTCATCGCCGTTACCATTTCCTTCCTGATAATCCTTGGCGGTCTGGGTTTTCCGGTCCTCTCAAACGGCATCATGGCGATAGCGGCGAAGTTCAGATTGGTGACCGGAAGAAAAGAAAACACTGCGGTCAAAATAAAACTCACGACAAAAATCGTGATAACGGGGACGATCATCCTCGTCATCTCCGGCATGTTCATCATCTATCTGACGGAATTAAAAACAACCCTTGCCCCCTACGATCTCGGGACGCAGTACTTAAGCGCCTTTTTCCAGTCGGTTACCCTGCGAACGGCGGGATTCAATACCATTCCGTTTACGGCACTATCGACCGTTACCTTGCTGGTCATGATTTTCTTCATGTTTGTCGGGGGTGCTTCGGGTTCGACGGCGGGAGGAGTTAAAATCAATACGGTTGCGGTTTTGATTTCCTATATACGAAGCCTGTTCAGGGATGAAGAGACGATTGAGCTTTCCGGCCACTCGATCTCGAAAGAATACGTCCTCAAGGCATTACTCATCGTTCTTTTTTCCGTCCTCATCATTTCATCGAGCACCCTTCTGCTTACGATCACCGAAAAGGCGTCCCTTCTACGGATTATCTTCGAGACCGTCTCCGCTTTTTGTACCGTGGGACTTTCAACCGGTATCACCGGGGGACTTTCAATAGCGGGAAAACTCATCATTGTTCTCCTTATGTTTACGGGAAGACTCGGGCCGCTTACGATTTTTGCCGCGATCACCTTGAAAACCAGAAAAACGGGTATTCATTATCCCGAAGCACGTTTTATAATAGGATGAGGAGGATATCATGGTGGAAGAAAAGGTCTTTGGCGTTTTCGGTCTCGGTGTTTTCGGAAAGGAAATCTGCTCCGTGCTTGCCGAGATGGGGGGAAAGGTGCTTGCCTTCGACTCGAATACCCGGCTCGTCGAACGAATCAAGGATTCGGTCAGCCAGGCCTTCATCCTCGATTCGACGGATGAAGAATCGCTTTCAAACGCGCCGCTTTCATCCGTCGATGTGGCCATCGTGGCCATCGGAGACCGGGTCGAAGCGAGCATATTGACGACGACCCTGCTGAAAAAACTGAATGTTCCCCATATTATCGCGCGCGCGATATCC
This genomic window from Spirochaetales bacterium contains:
- a CDS encoding TrkH family potassium uptake protein, translated to MFVYKTAAPPSPLSSGITKITVLTLFLSIGTLFLEHEFYRTPYTFLITSILEILILILVTADFFNGRNAAASKKGYIQKNIFSFTMMILFLVSLAFVKTVRISGTPFRYTWIPLGIIILRDLSIIFRTLQKVKKLASFTRTMSINPARTIIFGFALGIVTGTLLLMLPFTTVDGKGLHMIDALFTATSAVCVTGLVVVDTATVFTLWGKLIIMLLIQAGGIGIMAFSFSLVSVIRRRFSLEDSLLASYALSESDTRVLRTDLINIIIMAFGIECAGMLILWPGFSGETGLTFRTLFEALFHSVSAFCNAGFSLFTDNLESFRSSPLIAVTISFLIILGGLGFPVLSNGIMAIAAKFRLVTGRKENTAVKIKLTTKIVITGTIILVISGMFIIYLTELKTTLAPYDLGTQYLSAFFQSVTLRTAGFNTIPFTALSTVTLLVMIFFMFVGGASGSTAGGVKINTVAVLISYIRSLFRDEETIELSGHSISKEYVLKALLIVLFSVLIISSSTLLLTITEKASLLRIIFETVSAFCTVGLSTGITGGLSIAGKLIIVLLMFTGRLGPLTIFAAITLKTRKTGIHYPEARFIIG